The Streptomyces sp. NBC_00691 genome has a segment encoding these proteins:
- a CDS encoding NAD(P)/FAD-dependent oxidoreductase, whose amino-acid sequence MVDADQTFVIVGGGLAGAKAAETLRAEGFNGRVILIGDERDHPYERPPLSKGYLTGSKERDSVFVHEAAWYAGHDIELHLGQSVTAVDRDARTVRLGDGTVIRYDKLLLATGAEPRRLDVPGTELAGVHHLRRLAHADRLRQVLASLGRDNGHLVIAGAGWIGLEVAAAARGYGAEVTVVESDPTPLHRVLGPELGQLFADLHADHGVRFHFGARLTEIVGQDGMVLAVRTDDDEEHPAHAVLAAIGAAPRTVLAENSGLALVDRADGGGIAVDESLRTSDPDIYAAGDVAAAHHPLLHTRLRVEHWANALNGGPAAARAMLGQRVSYDRVPYFFSDQYDLGMEYSGWAPPGSYDQVVVRGDTGKREFIAFWLKEGRVLAGMNVNVWDVTDPVQQLIRARTAVDPDALADASVPLESLI is encoded by the coding sequence GTGGTCGACGCAGATCAGACCTTTGTCATCGTCGGCGGGGGCCTGGCAGGGGCCAAAGCGGCGGAGACCCTGCGTGCCGAGGGGTTCAACGGCCGGGTGATCCTCATCGGCGACGAACGCGACCACCCCTACGAGCGCCCACCCCTGTCCAAGGGGTACCTGACCGGCTCGAAGGAACGCGACAGCGTCTTCGTCCACGAGGCCGCCTGGTACGCGGGCCACGACATCGAGCTGCACCTCGGGCAGTCCGTCACCGCCGTCGACCGCGACGCCCGCACCGTCCGCCTCGGCGACGGCACCGTGATCCGCTACGACAAGCTGCTCCTCGCCACCGGCGCCGAGCCCCGCCGTCTCGACGTCCCCGGCACCGAACTCGCCGGCGTCCACCATCTGCGCCGGCTCGCCCACGCCGACCGTCTCCGCCAGGTCCTCGCCTCCCTCGGCCGCGACAACGGCCACCTGGTGATCGCCGGCGCCGGCTGGATCGGCCTCGAGGTCGCCGCCGCCGCCCGCGGCTACGGCGCCGAGGTCACCGTCGTCGAGTCCGACCCCACCCCGCTGCACCGGGTCCTCGGCCCCGAACTCGGCCAGCTCTTCGCCGACCTGCACGCCGACCACGGAGTCCGCTTCCACTTCGGCGCCCGGCTCACCGAGATCGTCGGCCAGGACGGCATGGTCCTCGCCGTCCGCACCGACGACGACGAGGAGCACCCGGCGCACGCCGTGCTCGCCGCGATCGGCGCCGCACCCCGCACCGTCCTCGCCGAGAACTCCGGGCTCGCCCTCGTCGACCGCGCCGACGGCGGCGGCATCGCCGTCGACGAGTCGCTGCGCACCTCCGACCCCGACATCTACGCCGCGGGCGACGTCGCCGCCGCCCACCACCCGCTGCTCCACACCCGGCTCCGCGTCGAGCACTGGGCCAACGCCCTCAACGGCGGCCCGGCCGCCGCCCGCGCCATGCTCGGGCAGCGCGTCTCCTACGACCGCGTCCCCTACTTCTTCTCCGACCAGTACGACCTGGGCATGGAGTACTCCGGCTGGGCGCCCCCCGGCTCGTACGACCAGGTCGTGGTCCGCGGCGACACCGGCAAGCGCGAGTTCATCGCCTTCTGGCTCAAGGAGGGCCGGGTCCTCGCCGGGATGAACGTGAATGTGTGGGACGTCACAGACCCCGTCCAGCAGCTCATCCGCGCCCGTACGGCCGTGGACCCCGACGCCCTCGCCGACGCCTCCGTGCCCCTGGAGAGCCTGATCTGA
- a CDS encoding deoxyguanosinetriphosphate triphosphohydrolase, translating into MEGIANGTDGTVGTDGTHTDGTPDVTGTAGLAGVTDTPGYDTDATDRWAAEPDKRPGRTAFQRDRARVLHSAALRRLAGKTQVVTPGTRGHAWDASPRTRLTHSLECAQVGRELGAALGCDPDLVEAACLSHDMGHPPFGHNGEQALNDVAKDCGGFEGNAQSLRLLTRIEPKRFVKDADGEPVSVGLNLTRAALDAATKYPWPRGGHPDDPGSAKFGVYEDDLPVFAWIRQGAPGHRKCFEAQVMDWSDDVAYSVHDFEDGLHAGHIDPNLLLADPERADIAAVAIGRYVPEDTDPQELAEALDRLVDQDWWPHGYDGSAVAQARLKDATSQLIGRFALAAEGATRSAYGSGRLTRYGAELVVPRETRHECAVLKAVADRYVMQRPQQEALRADQRIVVAELAEALVARAPDGLEPQFRSLFDQARDDRARKRVIVDQIASLTDASARALHTRLRPHHG; encoded by the coding sequence ATGGAAGGCATCGCAAACGGCACAGACGGCACAGTCGGCACAGACGGCACGCACACCGACGGCACCCCGGACGTCACCGGCACCGCCGGCCTCGCCGGCGTCACCGACACCCCCGGCTACGACACCGACGCGACCGACCGCTGGGCCGCCGAGCCCGACAAACGCCCCGGGCGCACCGCCTTCCAGCGCGACCGCGCCCGCGTGCTGCACTCCGCCGCGCTCCGCAGGCTCGCCGGCAAGACCCAGGTCGTCACCCCCGGTACCCGGGGCCACGCCTGGGACGCCAGCCCCCGCACCCGGCTCACCCACTCCCTGGAATGCGCCCAGGTCGGCCGGGAGCTCGGCGCCGCCCTCGGCTGCGACCCCGACCTCGTCGAGGCCGCCTGCCTCTCCCACGACATGGGCCACCCGCCCTTCGGGCACAACGGCGAGCAGGCGCTCAACGACGTCGCCAAGGACTGCGGCGGCTTCGAGGGGAACGCCCAGTCGCTCCGCCTCCTCACCCGGATCGAGCCCAAGCGCTTCGTGAAGGACGCCGACGGGGAACCCGTCAGCGTCGGCCTCAACCTCACCCGCGCCGCCCTCGACGCCGCCACCAAGTACCCGTGGCCGCGCGGCGGCCACCCCGACGACCCCGGCTCGGCCAAGTTCGGCGTGTACGAGGACGACCTGCCGGTCTTCGCCTGGATCCGGCAGGGCGCCCCCGGCCACCGCAAGTGCTTCGAGGCCCAGGTCATGGACTGGTCCGACGACGTGGCCTACTCGGTCCACGACTTCGAGGACGGCCTGCACGCCGGACACATCGACCCGAACCTCCTCCTCGCCGATCCCGAGCGCGCCGACATCGCCGCCGTCGCCATCGGCCGCTACGTCCCCGAGGACACCGACCCGCAGGAGCTCGCCGAGGCCCTCGATCGGCTCGTCGACCAGGACTGGTGGCCGCACGGCTACGACGGCTCGGCCGTCGCCCAGGCCCGGCTCAAGGACGCCACCAGCCAGCTCATCGGCCGGTTCGCCCTCGCCGCCGAGGGCGCCACCCGCAGCGCGTACGGCTCCGGCCGCCTCACCCGCTACGGCGCCGAACTGGTCGTCCCCCGGGAGACCCGTCACGAGTGCGCGGTCCTCAAGGCCGTCGCCGACCGCTACGTCATGCAGCGCCCCCAGCAGGAGGCCCTCCGCGCCGACCAGCGCATCGTCGTCGCCGAGCTCGCCGAGGCACTCGTCGCCCGCGCCCCCGACGGACTCGAACCGCAGTTCCGGTCGCTGTTCGACCAGGCACGCGACGACCGCGCCCGCAAGCGCGTCATCGTCGACCAGATCGCCTCCCTCACCGACGCCTCCGCCCGCGCCCTCCACACCCGTCTCCGTCCGCACCACGGCTGA
- the dnaG gene encoding DNA primase, with protein sequence MAGRINDDDVKAVRDAVPIDAVVSEYLQLRNAGGGNLKGLCPFHDEKSPSFQVSPSKGLFHCFGCQEGGDTIAFVMKIDHLSFSETVERLAAKAGITLRYEEGGYNPGHQRGERIRLVEAHKAAAQFYIEQLDSPEAEIGRKFLAERGFDQAAAAHFGVGYSPAGWDHLTRYLRGKGFSDKELTLSGLSQEGRRGPIDRFRGRLMWPIKDVGGEIVGFGARKLRDDDNGPKYLNTPETPIYKKSQVLYGIDLAKKDIAKVSRAVVVEGYTDVMACHLAGVTTAIATCGTAFGGDHIKILRRLLMDNGSARVIFTFDGDAAGQKAALRAFEDDQKFAAETYIAIAPDGMDPCDLRLAKGDEAVADLVQPRTPLFEFALRQIVKRYDLETPAGRAAALDEAAPVVARIKNIGAQHEVAVQLAGMLGILDTQFVVKRVAQLARWARDRGGKGPAQQQTPQRGYDTAAPAAAVASGPALNLRSPAHRTERELLKLALQRPELVSPAFDAYGTDEFTAPPYAAVRQCVQDAGGATGAPSDYLDTVREAAPNDTVRALVTELAVETIFAKTVDEAYAGDQLVTVRLRAVDRRIRDVQGTLARLGAQGDPEQVAAVQNELWVLTQYGQSLRNNGAAAL encoded by the coding sequence GTGGCAGGCAGGATCAACGATGACGACGTGAAGGCGGTCCGGGACGCGGTCCCGATCGACGCCGTCGTGTCCGAGTACCTCCAGCTCCGCAACGCGGGCGGCGGAAACCTCAAGGGTCTCTGCCCCTTCCACGACGAGAAGTCGCCCTCCTTCCAGGTCAGCCCCAGCAAGGGACTCTTCCACTGCTTCGGCTGCCAGGAGGGCGGCGACACCATCGCCTTCGTGATGAAGATCGACCACCTCTCCTTCTCGGAGACGGTCGAGCGCCTCGCCGCCAAGGCGGGCATCACCCTGCGGTACGAGGAGGGCGGCTACAACCCCGGCCACCAGCGCGGGGAACGCATCCGCCTGGTCGAGGCGCACAAGGCCGCCGCCCAGTTCTACATCGAGCAACTCGATTCGCCCGAGGCCGAGATCGGCCGGAAGTTCCTCGCCGAGCGCGGCTTCGACCAGGCCGCGGCCGCCCACTTCGGCGTCGGATACTCCCCGGCCGGATGGGACCACCTCACCCGCTACCTGCGCGGCAAGGGCTTCTCCGACAAGGAGCTCACCCTCTCCGGCCTGTCCCAGGAAGGCCGCCGCGGCCCCATCGACCGCTTCCGCGGCCGCCTCATGTGGCCGATCAAGGACGTCGGCGGCGAGATCGTCGGCTTCGGCGCCCGCAAGCTCCGTGACGACGACAACGGGCCCAAGTACCTCAACACGCCCGAGACCCCGATCTACAAGAAGTCCCAGGTGCTCTACGGCATCGACCTGGCCAAGAAGGACATCGCCAAGGTCAGCCGCGCCGTCGTCGTCGAGGGCTACACCGACGTCATGGCCTGCCACCTCGCCGGGGTCACCACCGCCATCGCCACCTGCGGCACCGCCTTCGGCGGCGACCACATCAAGATCCTCCGCCGGCTCCTCATGGACAACGGCTCGGCCCGCGTCATCTTCACCTTCGACGGCGACGCCGCCGGCCAGAAGGCCGCCCTGCGCGCCTTCGAGGACGACCAGAAGTTCGCCGCCGAGACCTACATCGCCATCGCACCCGACGGCATGGACCCCTGCGACCTGCGGCTCGCCAAGGGCGACGAGGCCGTCGCCGACCTCGTCCAGCCCCGCACCCCGCTCTTCGAGTTCGCCCTCCGCCAGATCGTGAAGCGGTACGACCTGGAGACCCCGGCCGGCCGCGCCGCCGCCCTCGACGAGGCCGCGCCCGTCGTCGCCCGGATCAAGAACATCGGCGCGCAGCACGAGGTCGCCGTCCAGCTCGCCGGCATGCTCGGCATCCTCGACACCCAGTTCGTCGTCAAGCGGGTCGCCCAGCTCGCCCGCTGGGCCCGCGACCGCGGCGGCAAGGGCCCCGCACAGCAGCAGACCCCGCAGCGCGGCTACGACACCGCCGCACCGGCCGCGGCCGTCGCCTCCGGGCCCGCGCTCAACCTGCGCAGCCCCGCCCACCGCACCGAGCGCGAACTCCTCAAGCTCGCCCTCCAGCGCCCCGAACTCGTCTCCCCGGCCTTCGACGCCTACGGGACCGACGAGTTCACCGCCCCGCCCTACGCGGCCGTCCGCCAGTGCGTCCAGGACGCCGGAGGCGCCACCGGAGCCCCCTCCGACTACCTCGACACCGTCCGCGAGGCCGCGCCCAACGACACCGTGCGCGCCCTCGTCACCGAACTCGCCGTCGAGACGATCTTCGCCAAGACCGTCGACGAGGCCTACGCCGGAGACCAGCTCGTCACCGTCCGGCTCCGTGCCGTCGACCGCCGCATCCGCGACGTCCAGGGCACCCTGGCCCGCCTCGGCGCCCAGGGCGACCCCGAACAGGTCGCCGCCGTCCAGAACGAGCTCTGGGTCCTCACCCAGTACGGCCAGTCCCTGCGGAACAACGGCGCCGCCGCCCTCTGA
- a CDS encoding RNA polymerase sigma factor, with translation MGSLCRTPHWVTVSSRCPTPPDRQRSPPWRSPAVQTRIVSQEPPAAAPDEQPETPPQRRRPDPGGNGPSSDLFRQYLREIGRIPLLTAEDEVDLARRVEAGLFAEEKLANTPDLDSRLASDLDQLVVLGRIAKRKLIEANLRLVVSVAKRYVGRGLTMLDLVQEGNLGLIRAVEKFDYARGYKFSTYATWWIRQAMSRALADQARTIRVPVHVVELINRVIRVQRRMLQERGYEPTAEEVAAQLDVAPERVGEVLRLAQEPVSLHAPVGEEDDVALGDLIEDGDAASPVESAAFLLLRRHLEDVLSTLGERERKVVQLRYGLDDGRPRTLEEIGRIFGVTRERIRQIESKTLNKLRDHAYADQLRGYLD, from the coding sequence GTGGGCTCACTGTGTCGTACCCCACACTGGGTAACGGTGTCGTCCCGCTGCCCTACGCCCCCGGACCGGCAGCGATCACCCCCCTGGAGGTCGCCCGCCGTGCAGACCCGGATCGTGTCCCAGGAACCGCCCGCCGCCGCACCGGACGAGCAGCCGGAGACACCACCCCAGCGCCGCCGCCCCGACCCGGGCGGCAACGGGCCCTCCTCCGACCTCTTCCGCCAGTACCTCCGCGAGATCGGCCGCATCCCGCTGCTCACCGCCGAGGACGAGGTCGACCTCGCCCGCCGCGTCGAGGCGGGACTGTTCGCCGAGGAGAAACTCGCCAACACCCCCGACCTGGACTCCCGGTTGGCGAGCGACCTGGACCAGCTCGTCGTCCTCGGCAGGATCGCCAAACGCAAGCTCATCGAGGCCAACCTCCGCCTCGTCGTCTCCGTCGCCAAACGGTACGTGGGCCGCGGCCTGACCATGCTGGACCTCGTCCAGGAGGGCAACCTCGGCCTCATCAGGGCCGTCGAGAAGTTCGACTACGCGCGCGGCTACAAGTTCTCCACGTACGCCACCTGGTGGATCCGCCAGGCGATGTCCCGGGCCCTCGCCGACCAGGCCCGGACCATCCGCGTCCCCGTGCACGTCGTCGAACTCATCAACCGCGTCATCCGCGTCCAGCGCCGCATGCTCCAGGAACGCGGCTACGAACCCACCGCCGAGGAGGTCGCCGCCCAGCTGGACGTGGCCCCCGAGCGGGTCGGCGAGGTGCTCCGCCTCGCCCAGGAACCCGTCTCCCTGCACGCCCCCGTCGGCGAGGAGGACGACGTCGCCCTCGGCGACCTCATCGAGGACGGCGACGCCGCCTCACCCGTCGAGTCCGCCGCCTTCCTGCTGCTCCGCCGCCACCTGGAGGACGTGCTCTCCACCCTCGGCGAGCGCGAACGGAAGGTCGTCCAGCTCCGCTACGGCCTCGACGACGGCAGGCCCCGCACCCTGGAGGAGATCGGCCGGATCTTCGGCGTGACCCGCGAACGCATCCGCCAGATCGAGTCCAAGACCCTCAACAAACTGAGGGACCACGCGTACGCGGACCAGCTGCGGGGCTATCTCGACTGA
- a CDS encoding aquaporin, translating into MRMSPPALPRRVAAEFIGTGALVAVIVGSGIRADTLSQDIGVRLLANAAASAIGLGLLIALIGPLSGAHFNPVVTLSEWWSTRRTGDSREVLAYIGAQLAGAVTGALLAEAMFGRVPGAWATEPRTALHLLLGEAVATAGLVLVVRGLRHIGRPGLAPVAVAGYIGAAIWFTSSGSFANPAATVGRAFSDSFTGIAPGSVPAFAAAQLLGMLLGMVLAGVLYGTRDASAEPNPADARRTG; encoded by the coding sequence ATGAGAATGTCCCCGCCCGCTCTCCCCCGACGCGTCGCCGCCGAGTTCATCGGAACCGGCGCCCTCGTCGCCGTCATCGTCGGCTCCGGAATCCGCGCCGACACCCTGAGCCAGGACATCGGCGTCCGGCTGCTCGCCAACGCCGCCGCCTCCGCCATCGGTCTCGGGCTGCTCATCGCCCTCATCGGGCCGCTCTCCGGCGCCCACTTCAACCCCGTCGTCACCCTCTCCGAGTGGTGGTCCACGCGCCGTACGGGCGACTCGCGCGAGGTCCTCGCCTACATCGGCGCCCAGCTCGCCGGGGCCGTCACGGGCGCGCTGCTCGCCGAGGCGATGTTCGGGCGGGTACCCGGCGCCTGGGCCACCGAGCCGCGCACCGCGCTCCACCTGCTGCTCGGCGAGGCCGTCGCCACCGCCGGGCTCGTCCTCGTCGTCCGGGGCCTGCGCCACATCGGCCGCCCCGGGCTCGCCCCGGTCGCGGTCGCCGGCTACATCGGCGCGGCGATCTGGTTCACCTCCTCCGGGTCCTTCGCCAACCCGGCCGCCACCGTCGGCCGCGCGTTCTCCGACTCCTTCACCGGGATCGCCCCCGGCTCGGTGCCCGCCTTCGCCGCCGCCCAACTGCTCGGCATGCTGCTCGGGATGGTCCTGGCCGGTGTGTTGTACGGAACACGTGACGCCTCGGCCGAACCGAATCCCGCCGACGCGCGTCGGACGGGGTGA
- a CDS encoding TerD family protein: MGHDSKGSWVPSVALRVGAGRVRVAALLLGADGRVRGDADMVFDGQPVHPSGAARHENGSLVLVLPEVEAEVERIVVAGSAGGGSLAALAPDRAVVATLMVTGADDASAVVFGEFFRESGGWKFGGLGKGYVSGLAGLVTEYGVDVAEEPPVAEVTDGPAPGPWEKPVAEVTGRPAPGSWQKPVAEAAAAAPTAAPVAGPVALTGVAKVPVHAPPTAGWHRGAPHGTAGPGAPGASGAAEPARTSGAAPGPTGGPDTSVFPPVEREYRLLDGWDFGPVFEPFTVEGRANDVVSTPSRVPPGLVLVELAHRGGGYVGLNPLDEQNKSLRYLFNSTLPDFRGSRVVPSPEGRPLRMRLQADGDWVLRVKPVAAARRLAGTLRGYCDEALLHTGGPADLQVEFEGDPTANGGGYVGINGHEVAGRADLTGPHTLLLNSADGRGRHTVPVPPGPLLLLLRADGPWTLTLRETAGWAPAQSR, from the coding sequence ATGGGTCACGACTCCAAGGGTTCCTGGGTGCCGTCGGTCGCGCTGCGGGTCGGCGCCGGACGCGTGCGGGTGGCGGCGCTGCTGCTCGGCGCGGACGGCCGCGTCCGCGGAGACGCGGACATGGTCTTCGACGGGCAGCCGGTCCACCCTTCCGGCGCGGCCCGCCACGAGAACGGGTCGCTGGTCCTCGTGCTGCCCGAGGTGGAGGCGGAGGTCGAGCGGATCGTGGTCGCCGGTTCGGCGGGCGGCGGCTCGCTGGCGGCGCTGGCCCCGGACCGGGCGGTGGTCGCCACGTTGATGGTGACGGGCGCGGACGACGCGAGCGCCGTCGTGTTCGGCGAGTTCTTCCGCGAGTCGGGCGGCTGGAAGTTCGGTGGGCTCGGGAAGGGGTACGTCTCCGGGCTCGCCGGCCTGGTCACGGAGTACGGCGTCGACGTCGCGGAGGAGCCGCCGGTCGCGGAGGTCACCGACGGGCCCGCCCCCGGTCCGTGGGAGAAGCCGGTCGCGGAGGTCACCGGCCGGCCCGCCCCCGGCTCGTGGCAGAAGCCGGTCGCGGAGGCCGCCGCCGCTGCCCCGACGGCGGCTCCGGTCGCCGGTCCCGTCGCGCTGACGGGTGTCGCGAAGGTGCCGGTGCACGCACCGCCGACCGCGGGATGGCACCGGGGAGCGCCGCACGGAACGGCCGGGCCGGGTGCGCCAGGAGCTTCGGGTGCGGCGGAGCCCGCGAGGACGTCCGGCGCGGCCCCGGGGCCGACCGGCGGCCCCGACACCTCGGTCTTCCCGCCGGTCGAGCGGGAGTACCGGCTGCTCGACGGCTGGGACTTCGGTCCGGTCTTCGAGCCGTTCACCGTCGAGGGGCGCGCGAACGACGTCGTCAGCACGCCGTCCCGGGTCCCCCCGGGCCTCGTCCTCGTCGAGCTCGCGCACCGGGGCGGCGGCTACGTCGGCCTCAATCCGCTCGACGAGCAGAACAAGAGCCTGCGCTACCTCTTCAACTCGACCCTGCCCGACTTCCGGGGCAGCCGGGTGGTCCCGTCCCCCGAGGGCCGCCCTCTGCGCATGCGCCTCCAGGCGGACGGCGACTGGGTCCTGCGCGTGAAGCCGGTCGCCGCGGCCCGCCGGCTGGCGGGAACGCTGCGGGGGTACTGCGACGAGGCCCTGCTGCACACGGGCGGACCGGCCGACCTCCAGGTGGAGTTCGAGGGCGACCCGACGGCGAACGGCGGCGGCTACGTCGGGATCAACGGCCACGAGGTCGCCGGCCGGGCCGACCTGACCGGGCCGCACACCCTGCTCCTGAACTCGGCCGACGGCAGGGGCCGGCACACCGTCCCGGTCCCCCCGGGCCCTCTGCTGCTGCTCCTGCGGGCGGACGGTCCCTGGACCCTCACCCTCCGCGAGACGGCGGGCTGGGCGCCCGCTCAGTCGAGATAG
- a CDS encoding sirohydrochlorin chelatase codes for MTEPDSTFAHAAGLLGSITEQLGIQLGHVRPYGHRPWKEEQEVHPPMNTPCRATPALAGTAPLRPALAGTAPAVPTLVAVGHGSRDPRARATLARLLERVRELRPGLDVRLAHIELNTPLLDTTLAELAAEGRDAVLVPLLLAPGYHVTHDLPAALAAVPGLRARVAEPLGAHPLLVEALADRLAHAGWTPEDGASQAAGVVLASAGSRDPRSGAELRRIAALLGERLGGVPVLPAYASAAAPTVPEAVRALAARGRHRVAVASCFTAPGLFATRAAAHAPWIASAPLGAHPALARLVLHRYDGSPRATTRERELAAV; via the coding sequence ATGACGGAGCCGGACAGCACCTTCGCCCACGCCGCCGGGCTGCTCGGCAGCATCACCGAGCAGCTCGGAATCCAGCTCGGCCACGTGCGTCCGTACGGCCACCGCCCGTGGAAGGAAGAGCAGGAGGTACACCCGCCCATGAACACCCCATGCCGTGCCACGCCCGCCCTCGCGGGGACCGCCCCGCTCCGCCCCGCCCTCGCCGGAACGGCCCCGGCCGTCCCCACCCTCGTCGCCGTCGGCCACGGCAGCCGCGACCCCCGCGCCCGCGCCACCCTCGCCCGCCTCCTGGAACGGGTCAGGGAACTGCGCCCCGGCCTCGACGTACGGCTCGCGCACATCGAGCTGAACACCCCGCTCCTCGACACCACCCTCGCGGAACTCGCCGCCGAAGGCCGCGACGCCGTCCTCGTCCCCCTGCTCCTCGCCCCCGGATACCACGTCACCCACGACCTGCCCGCCGCCCTCGCCGCCGTGCCCGGACTCCGCGCCCGCGTGGCCGAGCCGCTCGGCGCGCACCCGCTGCTCGTCGAGGCCCTCGCCGACCGGCTCGCGCACGCCGGCTGGACCCCCGAGGACGGCGCCTCACAGGCCGCCGGGGTCGTCCTCGCCTCCGCCGGATCCCGGGACCCCCGATCCGGCGCCGAGCTCCGCCGGATCGCCGCCCTGCTCGGCGAGCGACTCGGCGGCGTCCCCGTTCTCCCCGCGTACGCCTCCGCCGCCGCGCCCACCGTGCCCGAGGCCGTCCGCGCCCTCGCCGCCCGGGGCCGCCACCGGGTGGCCGTCGCCTCCTGCTTCACCGCACCCGGCCTCTTCGCCACCCGCGCCGCCGCCCACGCCCCCTGGATCGCCTCCGCCCCCCTCGGTGCCCACCCGGCCCTCGCCCGCCTGGTCCTGCACCGCTACGACGGATCCCCGCGCGCCACCACCCGGGAGCGGGAACTCGCCGCCGTCTGA
- a CDS encoding SanA/YdcF family protein, whose amino-acid sequence MPARLTRLIPRTTRARRRTVQAVMLGAVLALTPVTWMHTAAAGKLRTTADVPARDVAVVFGAGLWKGRPTPYLAHRLDAAAELYRTGKVRVLLVTGDNSRTAYDEPSAMRAYLTERGVPDGRIVSDYAGFDTWDSCVRARKVFGVDRAVLVTQDFHIKRAVALCGRAGVDAYGVGVPEPHDRTWYYGTTREILAAGKASLDAAVRPDPHFLGPAEKGVTEALASPRKP is encoded by the coding sequence ATGCCGGCACGGCTCACCCGGTTGATCCCGCGCACCACCCGGGCCCGTCGCCGCACCGTGCAGGCCGTGATGCTGGGCGCCGTCCTGGCGCTCACCCCGGTCACCTGGATGCACACCGCCGCCGCCGGAAAGCTCCGTACCACCGCGGACGTGCCCGCCCGGGACGTCGCCGTCGTCTTCGGCGCCGGACTGTGGAAGGGGCGCCCCACCCCGTACCTCGCGCACCGGCTCGACGCCGCCGCCGAGCTGTACCGGACGGGGAAGGTCCGGGTCCTGCTCGTCACCGGCGACAACAGCAGGACCGCGTACGACGAGCCCAGCGCCATGCGCGCGTACCTCACCGAGCGCGGGGTGCCGGACGGCCGGATCGTCAGCGACTACGCGGGCTTCGACACCTGGGACTCCTGCGTCCGGGCCCGGAAGGTCTTCGGCGTCGACCGGGCCGTGCTCGTCACCCAGGACTTCCACATCAAGCGGGCCGTCGCCCTGTGCGGGCGGGCCGGCGTCGACGCGTACGGCGTCGGGGTCCCCGAACCCCACGACCGCACCTGGTACTACGGCACCACCCGGGAGATCCTCGCCGCGGGCAAGGCCTCCCTCGACGCCGCCGTCCGCCCCGACCCGCACTTCCTCGGCCCGGCGGAGAAGGGCGTCACCGAGGCGCTGGCCTCACCCCGGAAGCCGTAG